In Citrus sinensis cultivar Valencia sweet orange chromosome 2, DVS_A1.0, whole genome shotgun sequence, a single genomic region encodes these proteins:
- the LOC127900330 gene encoding uncharacterized protein LOC127900330, with translation MAATSSGTPRVPLELVEKMENLEAQVKLLSEKQNITAAPTPMTYQSPFTMEIRTAALPEAFAMPQIPQYSGTTDPSEHAELYRDQMLIKGVDESAMCRMFTHTLTGPAKSWFRSLKAGSISSLHQLLSEFTKEFSYASTQDRVASKLAFIKQGEAEPLAEYVSRFHQEVLRTGAFGNQYTLTHFEKNLRLDKLWRSFQKKRPLSYGEARSRVLQQVEMDEKCQLKRQEDKVDVTKNKEKPKRVEAPIPRVPRAWSPPRAALRGRGYNPQGASRVPQPPRSPPPDQREPPPRPRYEFYHPLNRSPEQIFYHIRDSGLLRPPKPMKKYLNMKRSLKYCEFHEDFGHSTAECFTLREEIESLILSGYLKEFVAGMREAQKSAEQDKGKRVADGSLEQEVPPGHKKGVYVRMIMGGPTLTGQSRRAIKGYGRSLSITTNMGREVNLNEWGTPKVPHHPPPILFTEKDAEGISYPQDDAFVITLKVATGKVARTLVDTGSSVDIIFKSALDQLLIESPKITPYATPLIGFAGDMVIPKGIITLPVTLGKVPHRVVHMIDFLIVDHPGAYNIILGRPFLVATKAVVSMHYLAMKVPAAQEVITIKGDQQSARGCYSVASKVTYQIASDPPMKGYPSGSQPTPSPSKRALARQRRTVLKKSPQIAHQREKLEFSPRGMEAVTGDSSRVPHGDQEKPRCEVEAPLDPRILKDEMRGTPVEDLISVSICATDPTKTVKVGSNLSEEQREKLITFLCEHLDKRRTFNQERYDAIEQEVDRLLAARFIRETVYPDWVSNVVLVKKSNGKWRMCVDFTDLNKSCPKDSFPLPRVDQLVDATAGREMLSFMDAFSGYNQIPIYEPDKEKTTFITNRGLYCYKVMPFGLKNAGATYQRLVNKIFKEQIGRTMEVYIDDMITKSVHAGEHLGHLRDTFTVLRKHKMRLNPEKCAFGVTSGKFLGFMVQQRGIEANPDKIRAVLDMKSPSTIKEVQSLAGRVAALSRFISKATDRCKPFFKALKTDKKLQWTPDCEEAFQELKGYLVNAPLLAKPEPGKVLLLYLAVSEHATSSVLLREDDNGVQRPIYYTSKAMVDAEKRYPTSEKIILALVVSARKLRSYFQAHTIAVVTNLPLRQILQKLDMSGRLLRWSLELSEFDIIFKLRSTIKAQAIADFIAEFANDSSGECDLRYLLDTPPTDEEEQVWEIYVDGSSNSHGSGARVIIIDPSKVKICYALQFEFKALNNEAEYEAIIAGLRMSKALGAKKVHVKSDSQLVVSQITAQYQAKEENMKGYLEKTRELMSQFCEVKVERVPRLENSEADTLAKMASLGVAQSAGPITTEHIPAPSIDLLEPLEVGSLSNEVLWMEPIIRHLKDGDLPSDKSEARRLKYKAARYCLIQDTLYRRGFTLSYLKCLGSDEAEYVMREIHEGICGNHYGAQSLAQKALRQGYYWPTMREDAKNMVQNCDKCQRFARVPHLPPEKLTVISSPWPFAMWGVDLIGPLSTGKGETPFSLAFGVDAVIPAEIEVPSHRVEYFDEAENTSLVASNLDLVAEKRARAELRTAIYQHRISGLYEKRVHPRSFKKGDLVLRRVTQNTRVPCEGAFGVNWEGPYRIDKPVGTGAYRLLHMDGTIAKWGTSNALCRSVATLEFL, from the exons ATGGCGGCGACATCATCAGGTACACCGAGGGTACCCCTCGAACTTGTGGAAAAGATGGAGAACCTGGAAGCCCAAGTGAAGCTCCTCTCCGAGAAGCAAAACATCACAGCTGCACCAACGCCAATGACCTACCAATCGCCATTCACTATGGAGATTAGGACAGCAGCTCTCCCCGAGGCGTTCGCCATGCCTCAGATACCCCAATACTCGGGTACCACTGATCCCTCGGAGCATGCTGAGCTATACCGTGACCAAATGCTTATTAAGGGTGTAGATGAGAGCGCCATGTGTAGGATgtttacacacacactcacGGGCCCCGCGAAGTCATGGTTTCGCTCTTTGAAAGCGGGTAGCATATCTTCCTTACACCAATTGTTATCTGAATTTACTAAAGAGTTTTCCTATGCTTCCACTCAAGATAGGGTAGCCTCCAAACTTGCATTTATCAAGCAAGGGGAAGCCGAGCCTTTGGCGGAGTATGTAAGTCGTTTCCACCAAGAGGTGCTGCGAACCGGAGCATTTGGAAACCAATACACATTGacccattttgagaaaaatttacGGTTGGACAAGTTATGGCGTTCTTTTCAAAAGAAGCGTCCACTTTCATATGGGGAAGCCCGTTCTCGGGTGTTGCAACAAGTGGAGATGGACGAGAAATGCCAATTGAAGCGCCAAGAAGATAAGGTCGATGTTACAAAGAACAAGGAGAAGCCCAAGAGGGTGGAGGCCCCAATACCGCGGGTACCCCGAGCATGGAGCCCTCCACGGGCTGCCTTGCGGGGACGAGGGTATAACCCTCAGGGTGCCTCAAGGGTACCCCAACCTCCAAGATCGCCACCACCGGATCAGCGAGAGCCACCGCCGAGGCCTCGGTATGAATTTTACCACCCACTGAATCGATCCCCAGAGCAGATCTTCTACCATATTCGGGATAGCGGCCTCCTCCGTCCTCCTAAGCCAATGAAGAAGTACCTCAACATGAAGCGTAGCCTGAAGTATTGCGAGTTCCATGAGGACTTTGGTCACAGCACAGCCGAGTGCTTCACCTTgcgagaagaaattgaatctttgatTCTTAGCGGGTACCTCAAAGAATTTGTTGCTGGCATGAGAGAAGCTCAGAAATCTGCGGAACAGGATAAAGGCAAGCGGGTAGCTGATGGCAGTCTCGAACAAGAGGTACCCCCTGGACACAAGAAAGGCGTGTATGTCCGAATGATCATGGGCGGACCCACTTTAACAGGCCAATCTAGGAGGGCTATCAAAGGCTATGGTAGATCGTTGTCGATAACCACCAATATGGGCAGAGAAGTCAACCTTAATGAATGGGGTACACCGAAGGTACCCCACCATCCCCCGCCTATCCTTTTTACAGAAAAAGATGCGGAGGGCATCTCGTACCCCCAGGATGATGCCTTCGTAATTACGTTGAAGGTTGCCACTGGTAAGGTAGCAAGAACTCTCGTAGATACCGGTAGCTCCGTTGACATCATTTTCAAAAGCGCCTTGGATCAACTATTGATTGAGTCGCCAAAGATCACCCCATATGCTACGCCTCTTATTGGGTTCGCCGGAGATATGGTTATACCAAAAGGCATCATTACGCTGCCCGTTACACTTGGTAAGGTACCTCACCGTGTTGTTCAtatgattgattttcttattgtaGATCACCCGGGTGCCTACAATATTATATTGGGTAGGCCGTTCTTAGTAGCAACTAAAGCGGTGGTATCCATGCACTACCTCGCCATGAAAGTCCCAGCCGCCCAAGAAGTTATCACCATTAAAGGGGACCAGCAATCGGCTCGTGGATGTTATTCCGTGGCCTCCAAAGTCACTTACCAAATAGCTTCAGATCCGCCAATGAAGGGGTACCCTAGTGGCAGCCAGCCCACACCTTCCCCCTCAAAGCGAGCACTTGCTAGACAGCGGAGAACAGTACTGAAAAAATCTCCTCAAATAGCCCACCAACGAGAAAAGTTGGAGTTTTCACCAAGGGGGATGGAAGCAGTTACGGGGGATAGCTCGAGGGTACCCCACGGGGACCAGGAGAAGCCCAGATGTGAAGTTGAGGCACCTTTGGATCCCCGAATATTGAAAGATGAAATGCGGGGTACCCCAGTTGAAGATCTTATTTCAGTCTCGATTTGCGCTACCGACCCAACAAAGACAGTGAAAGTAGGCTCCAACCTCTCGGAGGAACAAAGGGAGAAACTCATCACCTTCCTATGTGAGCACCTCGAT AAACGTCGCACCTTCAATCAAGAGAGGTACGATGCAATTGAACAAGAGGTAGACCGCCTATTAGCAGCACGGTTTATTCGGGAAACAGTGTACCCCGATTGGGTGTCCAACGTTGTTCTTGTCAAGAAATCAAACGGAAAGTGGCGCATGTGCGTGGACTTCACCGACTTGAATAAGTCCTGCCCCAAGGATAGCTTCCCGCTTCCTCGGGTGGACCAGCTGGTTGATGCAACGGCTGGGCGTGAAATGCTTAGTTTTATGGACGCCTTCTCCGGGTACAACCAAATCCCGATATACGAACCCGATAAAGAGAAAACAACCTTCATCACCAACCGGGGGTTATACTGTTATAAGGTTATGCcgtttggtttgaagaatgCCGGGGCTACCTATCAGCGGCTAgtgaacaaaattttcaaagaacaAATCGGGCGCACCATGGAGGTGTACATAGATGACATGATCACCAAATCGGTGCATGCGGGAGAACACCTGGGGCACCTCAGAGATACCTTTACCGTTTTGAGAAAACATAAGATGCGGCTTAACCCTGAAAAATGTGCATTCGGGGTAACCTCGGGAAAGTTTCTTGGGTTCATGGTACAACAACGAGGGATTGAAGCCAACCCCGATAAAATTCGCGCAGTTCTTGACATGAAATCGCCAAGCACCATCAAGGAGGTTCAAAGCTTGGCAGGCCGGGTAGCTGCTCTGAGCCGCTTTATCTCCAAGGCTACCGACCGGTGTAAGCCCTTTTTCAAAGCTTTGAAGACCGATAAAAAGCTCCAATGGACACCCGATTGCGAAGAGGCTTTTCAAGAACTGAAGGGGTACCTCGTGAATGCTCCACTACTTGCCAAACCTGAGCCGGGAAAGGTGCTGCTGCTCTATCTCGCCGTATCTGAGCATGCCACCAGCTCTGTGTTACTCCGAGAGGATGATAATGGGGTACAACGACCTATTTACTACACTAGTAAGGCTATGGTTGATGCCGAAAAGAGGTACCCCACCTCTGAGAAGATCATTTTGGCATTGGTTGTCTCCGCACGGAAGCTCAGATCATATTTTCAGGCTCACACCATTGCAGTCGTCACCAACCTTCCCCTCCGGCAAATCCTTCAGAAGTTAGACATGTCCGGAAGGCTTCTCCGATGGTCCCTCGAATTAAGCGAGTTCGACATTATCTTCAAGCTTCGTTCGACGATTAAAGCTCAGGCCATTGCTGATTTCATTGCAGAATTCGCCAATGACTCAAGTGGTGAATGTGATCTGAGATACCTGTTAGATACCCCACCTACCGATGAAGAGGAGCAGGTCTGGGAAATATATGTGGATGGTTCCTCTAACTCGCACGGAAGTGGCGCGAGAGTTATTATAATCGACCCGAGCAAGGTGAAAATATGCTACGCCCTGCAATTCGAATTCAAGGCTTTAAACAACGAAGCCGAGTACGAGGCAATCATAGCGGGGTTGAGGATGTCAAAGGCTTTGGGAGCAAAAAAGGTACACGTCAAGAGTGACTCACAGTTAGTGGTAAGCCAGATTACCGCACAATATCAAGCGAAAGAGGAAAATATGAAGGGGTACCTCGAAAAAACCAGAGAATTGATGTCCCAATTTTGCGAGGTTAAAGTGGAAAGGGTACCCCGACTGGAGAACAGCGAAGCCGATACCCTAGCAAAAATGGCGTCCCTTGGTGTAGCTCAGTCAGCTGGCCCCATCACAACAGAACACATACCCGCCCCCAGCATTGATCTCCTAGAGCCGTTGGAAGTAGGATCACTGTCCAACGAGGTACTTTGGATGGAGCCTATCATAAGGCACCTCAAGGACGGAGACCTCCCCTCAGATAAAAGTGAAGCGAGAAGACTAAAGTATAAAGCTGCCCGGTATTGCCTGATCCAGGATACCCTATACAGAAGAGGGTTCACTCTTTCTTACCTTAAATGCTTGGGAAGCGACGAGGCCGAGTATGTCATGAGGGAGATACATGAGGGGATTTGTGGCAATCATTATGGAGCACAATCACTGGCGCAAAAAGCTCTCCGTCAAGGGTACTACTGGCCAACCATGCGGGAAGATGCCAAGAATATGGTACAAAACTGTGACAAATGCCAAAGGTTCGCCAGGGTACCCCACCTACCCCCAGAGAAGCTAACAGTTATATCTTCCCCTTGGCCCTTCGCTATGTGGGGAGTGGACCTCATTGGCCCGTTGTCTACCGGGAAGGG GGAGACCCCGTTTTCCCTCGCATTCGGTGTTGACGCAGTGATTCCAGCAGAAATTGAGGTACCTTCTCACAGGGTTGAATACTTCGATGAGGCCGAGAACACCTCCTTGGTTGCTTCAAACCTTGATTTGGTGGCTGAAAAAAGGGCTAGAGCAGAACTGAGGACAGCCATATATCAGCATCGCATTTCGGGTCTATATGAAAAAAGGGTACACCCTCGATCCTTCAAGAAAGGAGACTTGGTCTTGAGAAGGGTAACTCAGAACACTAGGGTACCCTGCGAAGGTGCTTTCGGGGTAAATTGGGAAGGACCTTACCGCATCGACAAACCCGTTGGGACAGGTGCATACAGGCTACTCCACATGGATGGCACAATT GCCAAATGGGGTACCTCAAATGCCCTATGTCGGTCAGTTGCAACTTTAGAGTTTCTTTAA
- the LOC127900331 gene encoding uncharacterized protein LOC127900331: MGKKHTGPVRKRRKVGAGRVDSPPAGSPSHISISEGDRSPPSSSKSCNSHSEPPPLRSTPRVSPRFPSKRPTPHSRKKGKTTKPKVPARSSDQPPKSPPATPSKSSNPFSLGIRRATLGDLEQTRAKYNIPPSVQLRVPHVDERPECPKSDGIALHIDLFDLGLRLPLQPFFMKMFSYLGLEVVKRDISVRELRGLYQFKKPKGPGIAYFSPWGDHGHIVEGNPALKKGYRKEWFVAEVLYAFAGVTWAKGSCPVQEVGREVKKFVDRLRGAQRGSDVLDESQLWRAGLIDRSPPPAPGGDSFMESTGDAFDAFFQAVVGGASGSQDSAVPPKGSRPPRAPGPKGKSQGTSHSGSKGTPRSKKRKFGLVSTFPDELREGDLDPASNKEVSHLARHFYYSAENVTSEVAEEVDKMSLSQRYGQALRATQEASFLLSHCLPDLNSLVVAQSEVDKLRSELQSRQSREDQLAREVKTLQERIAGLSGEKARVEKDCEELRATNGDLISRQKTMAEDAFSLIMTEVWSVDLKLEVPWVQKFVNKATILKKITERKKPSQPRSGTPSGSPRVSHQLQPLPASDAPTSAAHIPGTSESSADRPLETDVGDGVPPSV, encoded by the exons ATGGGTAAGAAACACACGGGACCCGTGAGGAAGCGACGTAAAGTTGGGGCTGGTAGGGTTGACAGCCCTCCTGCGGGTTCCCCTTCCCACATCTCCATTAGCGAGGGGGATCGGTCCCCTCCTAGTTCCTCAAAGAGTTGTAATTCTCATTCTGAGCCCCCTCCTCTTAGGAGTACCCCTCGTGTCAGCCCACGCTTTCCTAGTAAACGGCCTACCCCCCATTCTCGGAAGAAGGGTAAGACAACTAAGCCTAAGGTTCCAGCTCGTTCCTCGGACCAGCCGCCTAAATCTCCCCCTGCCACACCTTCAAAATCTAGCAACCCTTTTTCCCTAGGTATTAGGAGGGCTACTTTGGGGGACTTAGAACAAACTAGAGCCAAATACAATATTCCTCCGTCTGTCCAGCTTAGGGTACCCCATGTGGATGAGCGACCCGAGTGTCCAAAGTCTGATGGGATTGCTCTCCATATCGACCTCTTCGATCTAGGACTCCGCTTGCCCCTCCAACCATTCtttatgaaaatgtttagTTATTTGGGG TTGGAGGTCGTGAAGCGCGACATTTCTGTTCGGGAGTTGAGGGGCCTTTACCAATTCAAGAAGCCTAAGGGTCCCGGCATTGCTTACTTCTCCCCCTGGGGTGATCATGGCCACATCGTTGAGGGGAACCCCGCCTTGAAGAAGGGTTACCGAAAGGAATGGTTTGTCGCTGAGG TTCTTTATGCTTTCGCAGGTGTGACATGGGCTAAAGGATCATGCCCAGTTCAGGAGGTGGGGAGAGAGGTGAAGAAGTTTGTGGACAGGCTTCGAGGTGCACAGAGGGGTAGTGATGTGCTAGATGAGAGCCAATTATGGAGAGCGGGGCTGATTGACCGAAGTCCTCCGCCTGCTCCTGGGGGTGACTCAT TCATGGAATCGACGGGTGACGCTTTTGACGCCTTCTTCCAAGCGGTAGTGGGCGGTGCTTCCGGATCTCAGGATTCGGCGGTACCCCCGAAAGGCTCCCGACCTCCTCGAGCTCCTGGTCCAAAGGGAAAATCTCAGGGTACCTCCCACAGCGGGTCGAAGGGTACCCCTCGCtcgaagaagagaaaattcgGGCTGGTTTCTACTTTCCCCGATGAGTTACGTGAGGGTGACTTAGACCCGGCTTCTAACAAGGAGGTTTCGCACTTGGCTCGCCACTTTTACTACTCTGCTGAAAATGTTACCTCCGAGGTTGCTGAAGAGGTTGACAAGATGAGCTTGAGCCAGCGTTACGGTCAAGCACTTAGGGCTACCCAAGAG GCATCCTTTCTCCTAAGCCACTGCCTTCCGGATCTCAACTCCCTTGTTGTCGCACAGTCAGAGGTCGACAAGTTAAGGAGTGAGCTTCAAAGCCGTCAATCTCGTGAGGATCAGCTCGCTCGAGAAGTTAAAACTCTGCAAGAACGCATTGCTGGCCTGTCGGGAGAGAAAGCTAGGGTGGAGAAGGATTGTGAGGAGTTGAGGGCCACCAACGGGGATCTAATATCTCGGCAAAAGACGATGGCGGAGGATGCATTCTCACTTATCATGACGGAGGTGTGGAGTGTGGATCTGAAGTTGGAGGTACCCTGGGTGCAGAAATTTGTCAACAAGGCTACGATTCTGAAGAAAATTACAGAGAGGAAGAAACCTTCCCAGCCACGGTCGGGTACCCCTTCCGGGTCGCCTAGGGTATCCCATCAGCTTCAGCCGTTGCCTGCTTCGGATGCCCCTACTTCGGCTGCTCATATTCCGGGTACCTCGGAGTCCTCTGCTGATCGCCCTCTGGAGACGGATGTTGGGGATGGCGTTCCCCCCTCGGTGTAG